A section of the Equus caballus isolate H_3958 breed thoroughbred chromosome 21, TB-T2T, whole genome shotgun sequence genome encodes:
- the LOC138919753 gene encoding ral guanine nucleotide dissociation stimulator-like, with amino-acid sequence MMPTSGHKSPRAWAFGLTSRPRHSWGPGVVRPLMASAPSVRPQAENPSRAKSKASRLVWTVQAATRQNLVEHLVPAFLDGDTANVRSFLCTYRGFATTQQVLELLFQRVASFLTAMRTADPWTN; translated from the exons atgatgcccacttctggccacaagtcaccgagggcttgggcattcggtctgacctccaggccccgacactcctggggcccaggagtggtgcggcctctgatggcaagtgcCCCCTCTGTccgaccccaggctgaaaatccatcccgagcgaagagcaaagcgtcccgcctggtgtggaccgtgcAGGCTGCAACGCGGCAGAATctagtggagcacctggtgcccgccttcctggatgGCGACACCGCCAATGTCCGCAGCTTCCTGTGCACATacagaggttttgccaccacacaacaggtgctggagcttctgtttcaaag GGTTGCGTCCTTCCTTActgcgatgaggacggcggacccctggACCAActga
- the LOC138915110 gene encoding ral guanine nucleotide dissociation stimulator-like gives MGTHWRCDTGAGNNEGNFGARETPFKSFPFLDGPCWSLVWERRESRDTGRDVRRGEVDRTEGRPSEDQAATHGGEKGPPSPPQPNATNSTNVLHHGQVEFIAGMGGWFGLWFPETPEGEPLDTLWTLAQLPCPPPPDLRQEVLSGNMRKPRSARSRPDQLPEPSQGSPRPVLSVAQETGQQLSNGALDSITLQDRKVPHTANRGQGRLRAENPSRAKSQACRLVWTVQAATRQNRVEHLVPAFLDGDTAYVRSFLCTYRGFATTQQVLELLFQRYGCVLPHCDEDGGPLDQLKKAISFILGTWLQRYPEDFIQPPDVPSLEMLLAYVGLNMPGSELEHRARVLLSQLEHPEHTDAETEAEEDSAAAPPKDPEDPADRTPSLPLAPTPAQSRTGIFRATAGSRPSTSTCSIPATTLSS, from the exons atggggacccactGGAGGTGTGACACCGGAGCTGGAAACAACGAGGGAAATTTCGGGGCccgggagacccctttcaaatctttccctttcctggatgggccatg TTGGAGCCTtgtttgggaaaggagagagtccCGAGACACTGGACGTGATGTCCGAAGGGGGGAGGTAGACAGGACGGAAGGGAGGCCCTCGGAGGACCAGGCAGCGAcccatggaggagagaagggcccACCCAGTCCCCCTCAGCCAAACGCTACTAACAGTACAAACGTCCTCCACCAtggtcaagtggaatttatcgCTGGGATGGGAGGATGGTTCG ggctctggttcccgGAAACCCcggagggagaacctttggacacgttgtggacgctggctcagctcccatgCCCCCCACCGCCGGACCTtcggcaggaggtcctctcaggtaacatgaggaagcctagatcAGCCCGATctaggccagaccagctccccgagccctcccagggcagccctcgtcccgtcctc agcgtcgctcaggagacgggccagcagctgagcaacGGCGCCCTCGACTCCATCACCCTGCAGGACAGGAAGGTGCCCCACACTGCCAaccgaggccagggccggctcagg gctgaaaatccatcccgaGCTAAGAGCCAAGCGtgccgcctggtgtggaccgtgcAGGCTGCAACGCGGCAGAatcgagtggagcacctggtgcccgccttcctggatggcgacaccgcctacgtccgcagcttcctgtgcacgtacagaggttttgccaccacacaacaggtgctggagcttctgtttcaaag atacggttgcgTCCTTCCTCActgcgatgaggacggcggacccctggACCAActgaaaaa ggccatctccttcattctgggcacctggctccaacggtaccctgaggattttatccagcccccagatgttcccagcctggaaatgCTCTTGGCCTACGTTGGCCttaatatgcccggctcggagctggagcaccgtgcccgcgttcttctttcccagctggagcaccctgagcacactgatgccgagactgaggctgaggaggACTCAG ctgcagctccaccgaaagatcCAGAAGACCCTGCAGATCGAACACCATCTCTCCCTCTCGCGCCcaccccagctcagagccgcacaggcatcttccgagccacagccggctcaagaccttcaacAAGCActtgcagcatcccagccactaccctcagctcctga